A stretch of DNA from Telopea speciosissima isolate NSW1024214 ecotype Mountain lineage chromosome 5, Tspe_v1, whole genome shotgun sequence:
ATGGGACTGGACATTGTCCTGTCACCTATGTTGGCAGGTTCAAATCAATATTCTAGCATCAGGATTGGgtaattttttcttcattttgtctCTGTATAACAATGTGGTTTAAAACTTCTATTACACTATTTTATAAGAAATTCACTGAGATCAGAAGacatgctctctctctcaatcttaaGATGGAACACAAGGGAAAGGAAatagttttctcttttttctttttcatggaTAAGTTAAGAAAATAATTCTTATTTGATTTGACAGTACTTGTTCGTAGATAACTCTGTGTATTATCCGTGCATTAAACTGGTTTATATTTCTTGTAGGCAATATTTAGAGGGGCCATGAAAGGCAAGCTGATTGTAACTTGCCCCCTACCACCCGAGAGGATACCTAAATTCCAGCTGTTTTTCAAGGATGTATAACCACTGAAATCTTACATTATGTAAGTAGTAATGAATTTCTTCAAATATGCCTCTTTGGCCTCTAATTGCTTAATAGTGAACTAATTGATGTTTCCGCTGCTGAATTTATGAAGGATGCAAAGTGTCTGATGGTCTTTTTAGAATGTTTTGCTGGTGATAACTTAAAGTTGAGGTTCATTTTGAAAACCTGCCATTTTACCATGTCAATTATATGATCTTGAACCTTTATGGAGACCACACATTTCCTCTAGTATTAGTGGCTCCGCTCATATTTGATCTCTCACAGGTTTGGGTGACTTCCTTGTCAAGAAAGGCTAGTCCTTAACGTTTAGGACTGATTAGCCATTAGTCACTCCATGGAATCTGGAAGCCTGTAATTTGAAAGCCATCTCCTCTAGTATTAGTGGCACCGCATTTTCTTTTGAATAAATattgttttaccaaaaaaaagtaatgaCAAGGATAAATGTGTCATTTgtatattatttaaaaaataaaagcaaaattactttagggaaaaagatctctgtccaggagtgtggcctacccCACAcacccaatgtgggactaaacccacgcACACAGTGCAGTTTCTTTTGATAATAACACAAATTACACGCCAATCTCTAAAGGTGAACCGACTAACTTTAAATGTTATGAATCAATACAAAGGGAGAATGTCTCTTACACAATCTAGTCTAAATAAGCTTTTTTCATTGCAATATCTTTGAAGTTATGAATTTACAaaattttattctcttatttgcAAATTCTGATtagattgaaacttgacatgtgagcaaagGAAAAAGAAGCATGTGCCACCTTTGTCTAGATTCATTTATATTattctcacataataaagagtAGATCCCACTCAAACACACTCTCTCCTATTCTGACCATATGGATTCCATGTAGGCATCATATCAATGATACCACTTTCTAGCACCTCAAGGGGGGGTCATTTCGCCTGCCCcagtgtctgggcacagggcaATGTACCACATAcacccaggtagcgttctcttttcgtaattaaaaatatattaaaaaatatatttttttttttagcccaAATTTTGAAAAGTAAAACTACCCGATATGTTAAAGGGAGCGGGATAGGCACATTTCCTCCATGAGGTAAGCTAGCGGGTAAAATCAATGGGGGCACGGCACAAGGCATCATATCAAAGGGGTAGgggggagtcatttcaaaggagaaagagagagatagacacagtgAAAACTAGCTTATAGTATGCGAGCAGTGTGCCCAGTCTTTCCCCTATATTAAATGTAAGAAACAGCCATACAGATCATGGAGTAAATACTTCCCATAGGCATAATCTCCCACCAATATGTCCTATGAAAACCCTATGTCACAACAATCTTGACGGAGGAGAAGCATCACACAATCAATTGtcttaaaaataattgttaTTTGGGCAAAACATCCTCATGTCGTTCGTCTGTGGATTCTTTCACACTCTCTCTCATAGAAAGTGAGGCCACACAGCCTCTCTCTCCCAAAACCCCCCTATATACTATTGGTAATGGGGGAGGGTTTTCCATACGCCCAAATTAGTACTCCACCGGCGTcgtgggaaaccctctccctttttatttttcattcttcaATTTAATTGCAATTGTAATGCTCCAACTATCTGAATTTtaataggagagagaattacAGAGAGGATCGAGAAACAACTAATTTataagcaggggtaaggctgcaaacattatgacccttcccagacccatAGTGGTTGGAACCTCAatgcctcatgcactgggtacgccttttttagaaaattacaaaaaagagCACTGGCATTGACAACCATAGGATGTTTACAATGCAGGAATtacatgaaatattttttgttaGACCTTCAAGAAAACCCTGTTTTATGTCGCCATTTAAATTGTATACTTTCCTGCCAAATGTAGAACCAAGAGTAAGTCCCAACTAATGCAACAAATAAATGCTCAACTTGCCAACACTGTTCCCTTTATgtaatgggagaatgttctctgtgtcgcatcgcagcctgcgcccaggcacatgagcAGCCTATgcaagggggcagggtggtcattgcacccacccccatgtgcctggccgcaggctgtgctgcggcacagagaacagcgcccctataAATAATCACAACTCACAAATCACAATCTCCTCCAATCCTGGTGGTTCTCTTCTAATATACAAGTAATAGTTCTCTCTAGTAGGAAAGAAAGCCCCACACTAGTGAGGTGGGTGAAGGCATCTCCATTGGAGCATATATGATTTAGTAAGACTAGAAACTGTTTCGCACTCAATAAAACTTTAAATATCGAATGAATTCCTCACTGAAACTTGAAACCCACATCAGATCTCCTCATTTAAAGATAAATAATTCATGGAATCAGTTTTTCTGTGACTCTGCAAGATGATGGATTAGGCATGTTTGGCTGCATTCATATAGTTTCCCTTCGtatttcatacttaaaaaaggcCAACCAAACTGAGTGGAGTACTCCATGTATCCCACTAGAGTTACTTAAGAAAAGGTGAACTATGTAGCCAAGAGAAACCATGAACCAGAATAGAAGACCTTGCcccttttcaaaattttttgataaTTTATGTTGTTAATATTAACCATTATATTATGAAACgattgggaaagagaacaccacTTGGTCATGCAGCATATGCCACCCCTATATCCTGACATAGGGGTGTGctattattggtgaagcctgatctcagttaTAATCCAGAAAGTACTGTGGTGTTTCTTCATCGGACTGTTTCTTCTTCAAAACGCACGATAGACACTCACCCCTGAAAAGCTCGTCAaacttcgatttgatatgtatttcgccCTATGTTGGTTCGGAGCAAACTGGGTTGTCGGAGGCAGTTTTGTATTTTCATGGGTTagagttttcctatatattgtaATTAACTATTTGAAAGATGTGTGGgagggtttgtattttcttcacAAAAATAGTGGATTCGGACTATCACTcagccgtggatgtagccttccttcttgggggtgaaccatataaaatcattgtcttacgtgcttgatttctctctctttgttttcttctacaAAATCACCATTCTGCTGCGTTACTTTTCTAACATGCGCAAAATACCGCCCCATCCCCTCCACCCGGAAAAATGCTGAAACAGAGAATTCTAGCAAGTTTAATAAACAAGATGATGTTCTATTACTGAATCAACCCTGCATACACTTTAAGAAATGAAACTTGGAAGTCCCATCAAGAAATGGACTGGTTTATTTAGATAAACTACTCAAACACAGACCACCTGATTATTGATCCAGTTGAACAATCGAATAATTTGGGTTGATTATCAAAAAGTCATTTGTTTTGAACTGGAATAAAATGCCGATCGACCTACTTTTTCCGCCGCAAGTAGATTAgacaatcatgattacaaaagttttttttctctttttcaaattcggaaaaaaaaaatccccacaCAGCCATGCCGTCACATCCCGCCGCTATCTTATCTTTTTGATAATCTCTTGTTTCATTGTGACCTAATAGTCATAAGTTTAAGTTagaaaacagcctctccgcgaagcaaGGGTAAGATTACAACCCTCCCTAGACCTTACAATGGCGGGAGCCATGTGCACTAAGTACACCCTTTTAAACCTCTTTCCTCCTTGACTGTGTGGACGCCCTATTGAAAAATCGATTGACATGGTATCACCGTATGGGTGATTCCCTTTACACTGAAGGCATCAAAAACCCTCTCCATCAAATCTATTTcacttcctttctttcttgcaaCAGATGGAGCCAAAAGACAAACCCTTCACCCTTCACCAAAACTTCATAGTTTACCAGATCTTagtaaacacaaaaaaatttgTTCCTCTTAAAGGGTTCAGGGAGGGTCCATCACTCAAAATGGAAAACAGAAGCCTCAAAACAGAAATAAAGATGATTTGTTTTATTAGACAGTAGAGTCATTACACACACAAAAGGCAAATCTACACCTTTAATGACCAAGAAAACAGAGACAAAGAAAGAATAGTATTGCAATAAAGGTACTCTATCATTGAGGACAGACACAAAGCTTCACCAATCTGatgatttcattttatttttttaatggaattcaCCAGTCTGATGATTATTGAGGCACAGAATAGTCCTCCAAATTGGGTTTTTATACAGATCTCAATCCCATTCTCACTGTCAATGTCTCAATGATGTATTTACTGAAATGGCCTCTCAAATATAGAATTAAACAATGACATGAGAAGCTCTTTTGTGATAGAAAGCTTATAAGTTAATAGTTAATACAAACACTgaataatgagagagagaaaataaaatgttGCCACATGACagacttcttttattttgttctttttctttttcaatttagAGAAGAGGGAGTGTTTGGGAAAAGGGAAACCTACATCACAAAGTTGGTAGTGACTTTGCGGACTAAATGCTCCCCATATACAGCTTTTTCATACTTCGCAATGCCACCGGTCTTTTGCTTACAACCCTCCAATGGCTCTATTACAGCATCAAAGTTTGGCTGTTCATGAAATAAAATCATGAATGAAGGTCCATCCAGTAGAGAGatgcaaaaaaatgaaagagaggaagaagtttACCTCATAGAAGAAGGCAACAGAAGCTCGATACATTGAAGAGCTGTTGATTACTCGATGCAAAGTTGGTTGATACAAACCATTGGACCAAATCTGCAATTTGCGTACGCTTTAGTCAAATTCTTTCCAATAACTTCTGAAAAACGAAGATGGAGGAACTTGTTTTGAAAGTAATACCTTCAGCATGTCACCTATGTTGCAGACAAATGTGCCAGGAATTGGAAATGCCCATATCCACTCCCCAGACATGTTTCTCACCTTCAGAGGATATaaaatgtcaaaatcaaaatgcACTCAATGAATCAAGAAAACACTGGGAATGAAAAATATCCTCAcagatttcagatttttttttggggggagtgGGGGAACAGGAGACATAGAAAGCTTTAGCCTCTTAATCAAGAAGTGCACAGCCCCAGAAGTACTAGAAGATATTGTTTTTGGGACCTCAATTATAGAAAGTTGGTCTTTGAATAGTATAATGATCTAAGGGCATCTGAGGGTGTCCTTCAGTCAAAACTATTTGGATTAGAACCTTTGGTCACAGCCCCCCATTAATCTCAAAGACCAAAGAGTTAAAATGTAATATTTTGAGGTCTAAGGATGACAAACCCTTATGTCCTCACGAGGATCTCAAATCTTAAGAAATTTAGAGCAATAACACAGTGAAATTTATGGAATAGGTAAATGTGTCTGCAGAGAAGGGTTTAAAAGTAGGTTGGTGGTCGGGTATTTCCCGAGATTTCCTGTTGAGGATAAAGCCAAGGTCACTTTTCCCCAGCCAAGCCCAGCCAGACTTTCGGCTGCGAAATCCCAACCCAAAGCCACCAATCTGGGCTTTGATCAGCTAACCCAGCCCAAAGCACCCCTCTTAAAATGTTTAAATAGATTTGGGAAAAGGAGATGTTGAGGAGATTTTTATCCTGGCTGCAGGATAGCAATCCTCACCATCAAAGCATCCACACCAGTTTATTCAAAAACGTACTAACAAAACATACTTGCATCTAAATCGGACTTGGGCCGTTAAATAGGGGAGATATGTTGAAGGAATCTAACTGTGTAGATTACTAGAGAATAGATTGAAAATTAAGGAACAAGCTGGCTGGTAGCAATATATCAAATAGTTGAAGAAAAATAAGCAAATCTGAAACTAATGATAGAAAACCCTTGTAACTCCACAAACCCTACTGTTTAATGACATAAATTACCCCTCTACACGGTGTACTAAGGAGGGGCATAACAGAACTTGTGAATAATGAAATAAGGactcaaaacaataaaatacaataaagagAACTACTAAACCAGAGTTGCATGAAAGACCAGATGACCCTAACAGCTAAACCTTTTAAACTGAAACTTTGGAAACTTCTAAAAATACTCCAGGGCCACACAAACTGTAGGATATAAgagtagaagagagagaattgaaaGAGATAGAGCTATCACAAGCCAGAAAGGGCGGAACTCCTGCTGTGCCCAAGAATGCTCTGGTTTCTCCATTCTGATCAGATCTGGACTTGCTCCTCTTCTAGTCATATTTGTCTACCTCAGATAAATCTAATGCCAGCAAGTAACCTTCCATCTCTGCTATCGGTTGAGGCCCGTTAACCTCGGATTTCTCAGACTACTTCCAGCCCAAGCCCAGAAATTTTCAGGCGGGTATGGGGTGTGCTTAGGTTTTTCAAGCCAAGTTACATCCGCACTTGCTATGTCATATACTAGCTAATAATGAAAAACTGTATTTGAAAAGTACCACCAGTATTGCAGCTTTTATTAAAACCTTCAACAAATGTTGCTTCATGAAGAAGTTTCATAATATAGAAAGACAAAGGTCCAGATATGCCAAATTAACATTTAAAAATAGACGCTATTATTatgatgaaaattttcaaattatttatgtTTATTATGTGAGCAATTCTTTAAATGATATCTTGTCTGATAATGATGAAAAAGTATAAGATTATGTCTTTGTAACTTAACTAAGGCTTctatttaagaagaaaaaaggttAAAAATGTACCTGCAGTGCAGGAATATTGTCGTCCTGATTAACTAGTGTCAAGAGACCTGTCATGCAAATGATGCAACATCATAAGATAACTAGGATTAACACATTTTCAGTTGGGCAAGCAGGAAGGTATTTCTTTCATATGAATCTGAAGATACTAACGTGAAAAGATGCATGTTACAAGTTTTAAGCAGGTAATATTTGTCATCGCATGTGTATAGGTATACATTATATAAAGAATAACAGACATAAGTTAgaatactttgtacaaatgaAAGCACATAAATTAGCACCTATCCTTATCCccaatccctcccccccccaccccccacccaaaaaaaaaaattttttggtCAACTAAAAGCCGAAGAATTTACCATAGTCCGTGTGAGCTCCACTGCATTTGTTTAGACATAAAACATGAAAGAAAACTGTTACTCACATAAGACCCTGCAAAATCCAAAAAGGCAAAGTCCCAGCACACGCTTACAAGTACAAACACAAACATTGTTTGATTACCATCCAATGTCGTTTTCTGGCATTCCTGAACCATTGGCATCAGAAGCACCTGGATAACCAATTAGACGCATTACCCAAAATGGATCTCCACTTTTTTCACCTTCAAATTCATATGGTGATTCACCCAATGCTAGAGCAATTCCACGCATAATGTTTCTTGCAAGATCTGCCAGTAATCAAGAGATGAAGTAAATCTATTTTACAAGAAGGATATATCTCACAAACCCATGTATGCAGACATTCATACGCATGGCATGTGCATCTACCTAAGTAAATGCACTAGGTACATGCGTACACATGACACCATGTTTGCAAAGAATATAGCCCAATGTTTTAAAACCAACTGGAGCAAATGGTTTATCTATTTGGACCATAGTTGTAATGGTGATTAGGTGACCCAAGGCTTTGGAGGGGTTCCTAGATGACaggcgtcgcctaggtgccCTAGGGATGCAGTATATGACTATATATAATATAGCAATAACTTTATACAATTATGCTTACATACAATATAGAagtcatatcaatgcaatatgatataattatgctaagAATGATTTGATATGAGaaaacaacatataataaaaaaaaaaacataggatATACACAaaaatattcatcaaaaaacaaaacaataaacataaatcaacataAACTCGTCAACTGTCAACAAGGCGTGTTGTCGctttggacccaagaaagagtttggatgcctaggcagcatctaggcgacgccttgacaactatgattcggACCATGAATCAATAgtgggcttctttttttttctttttttttggggaggggggtgtGGGGACAGCATGGGGAAGCCACTGACCAGTATGTTCTACAGTTTTAATAACAAAATGGAACATCATTTGCCTCAAAACCATTGACTGCTTGACAGATCATTTGAACTAGACATCCAACTCATTCGGACCAAAAAATTTGAAGGTCCTACAATCAGTTTCTTTGAAATTACCATATTGAATCATAGAAAGCATAACATATGTCTTCACACAAATTTGAATCCTAGACCTTAACACCGACTGGTTGCTGCAATTACATTGACTAATAGATATTTCATTATTCAGACAGTCATATGGACCAGACCTTTCCATTTACTGCTAGCTGATGTGGTTCACTGTCCATTCTGGTGGTAAAAGACTATACATCCGCAGCAATCCGTACATAGCAACTTAGATGGAACGAAACAAAggaaatctaaaaaaaaaatatggtaaaCATGCCTGTAAGAAGGCTGATATACTCCTCCATCACAGAGTCGAAGTTTGCAGGTTTATCTGGCCTGAGATATTttaagagaaggaaaaatattaaatacaaatcatcaaatcatctaaTGTGACAAAATCGTCAAGTTCAGCACTATTACATGAATGAATGAGGTTGCTTAGTCCTCACACTGGCAAAGGTAGAAAATTGAAGTTGCTGCATAATTTACTTTTAGCATAAAATTCTTTAAATTTCTTAAAGTTCTTTTTCCAGGCCAAAGTCGAAAATGGATAATTCCAACTAAGCGTGACTATAAAATTGGCTGTAAACAGAATAAGTGATTGTGTACAATAGAGAGGAATGGTGGATGATTTTCCCCTTTCATTCTTAGTGATACATCCATCTTATCAGAAACAAGCATGCAGCCACACACaccaaattgaaagaaaaaaatgccaAGGGAAATAACCAAATTGCTCAAGGTGGCTTTCTCAGAACAGGTGGCAAACTCCTTTTTTGGTTGAGAATGTGTTATACTAATTGCAGCAACCAAAAACCAAATTCTTTCACAAAACTGCAGTATGCATTTTGTAGTTTTATCACACTATCATATACTCCAGCCAACAATTTAAATATAGTAACAAGCTTATTGCTTTCAGTTCTACAACCAGAACTACCACAGTAGTCTTGATAACCTGAGCTTAAGCAGCAGGAACACACTAGAGACAACACTGAACTTTCATGGCCATAGACAGGCTTTGATCAGAAAAAGTAAGTGAAATAGTAAAACTTCTTTATAAACTTTATGCATaactaaaaaagaaagttgCTCTTCCCTCCGAATAATTCACTATAACCATGACAAAAATTTAGACTGAAAACATAAACAGACACATACCATTTATTAGCTCCTTCTAAAGGCTTCCCAAGAGCTCCATAGGACCCAGGATTCAGTTCTTTATAGCACTGTAACCACGAGAATGTTCAtaatgattatgatgatgaCAATAATCATAAGAGAAGAATCAGTCTGTAATATACACACTTATTCAAAAATCACATTGACATCCTACAAATGGTATTCTCATGCTATGAAGTGCAAAAAAGATGTGTGCTGCAAGATACATTTTGGTCATTGAGATTTGTTCATCGAATGGCTTCCCCATTGCTTAGCTACAACCTAATTTAAAAACTAATAAGAAAATTATTACAATACATTTTGAgcatttgaattttttccatGAATGAACATTTAAGCATTGACTTTAATTGATTGTGGACCAGCTGGGGACCATTTAATCctttaattattgattttatttatttctatttttaaattttttataagaCCAGTTCGGGACCATTGCacagtttattttctttagttaaagCAGTCTCTTGAACAGGAGGTCACAAATAATGACCAAGCAAGGAAAACACAACATCAAAATCATGTGTAGGGTTATTCATAGTTTGAACAGACTGATTTTTGAATGAGATTATTGATCATTTGGACAAATGTAGAACCATGTCCCAACTACTTGAGTAAGCTCAAGTAAACATCAAGGAATTGTCTTAAACAGAAGttcttcatcaaatttggaatgctTTCTGAGCTATAACACACTCGAGTAGTCTTGCACGTGGGAAGTTTGGATCGATGACCTTGGGCACTAAAGGGCAAACTGCAACCTCGGGCATAAAAATTTTCACAAGCATAAacacatttttcttttatagtCCACCGTTCATttgtcatctttttttttttcacttctcatctcatttcccatcaCTCTTGtacatctcttcattcccttatTTTGTCTAGACCTCAGTTTCACCTACTttgtttgattggatccatgtagccgatcctattaagttgggataaggttgaatttgttgttgttgttgtataaacACATGATTGCTCACATGAGCAAACAACTATGCATTCACCATGACCATGCACTCAGATGCACTTGAATTTGTATTTAAATGAACTTATAAGAACTTACCACCAAGGCCACAAGAAGGAAAGTCCCTTATATATATGATGTGTACAACCAGATATACACACCCCCTCCCCAATACCAAAAAATAGCAGATATACATATGCATCTACAAACCAACAAAGTCAAAGAAGCAAATGACAGTCAGTAAACACCACCTTAACAGAAATGCTCGGGTAAGAGACTAATGGCAGGTCTAAGTATCACATCCTTTTCCACATGTCCAATGGCTACAATATGGTTGCAGATGCACACAGACAATTACAACATGGAAAGTATATAAACAGCACTTACATCAATGGCCTCATGCATATCCGGTTTTCCTTTAGTGACATTTTCTCCAATTCTCTGATATCCTCTACAACAAATACCCAGATAATGTATCATTGATAAATACCCATTTTCAAAACATAAACATGGTAAGTAATTCCAGGAAGCAAACCTGTATCCTCTTGCAGGAGTCATCTTGATTTTAAGTTTTTCTTCATAAGGAAGATCAAAAAATTGGTGGGTCAATTCTCTCACCTCTTTGACAAGGGAATCAGGTATACCATGGCATTTCTGGTCAAAGACAGTGTCAAAAGTTTTCAAGATTAGCATTGCCAACCAAAATAGATTTTATTCAGAAGTCTATTTTAATTGAAAGTAAATAGACATAAAGTAAACAAACATAAAGTAAAGAAGAGAACATTGATCGTATTAAATTGAATGAGGCATATAACCACATTTGTTAAagctcaaaggaaaattttataggactgtcatacgactggctatgacgtatggtgcagaatgttgggcagttaagaagtgtcatatagataaactaagtgtagcggagatgaggatgttgagatgatgtgcggcaaaactagggaAGGATAAAAGTGAGGAACGACCACATTAGAActgggttgggagtagctccaatccATGATGAGCTACGAGAGAGTTGTtggaggtggcatggccatgtccaacggaggccttggaatgctccagtacagaggagtgatttgattcaaattgaaggaactaaaagagccacgggcaagcctaaaatgaccgtaggagaagtggtgaggaaagacatgcatagcttaggcctcaTATCATGTATGCCATTGAATAGAGtggattggagagcaaggatccatgtggccgaccccatttagttgggataaggctatgttgttgttgttgctgttgaagTATATAACGACATCTCCATTCTGCTGAGGTTAACAGGTCAAAAGGTACTTGGATTAAATCACAAGACAGATCACTTAAATAAAACCATTATCAGAAATAACCGTCTTACCTTTTACAACTTGTGAGTTAACAGCATAGGGGCcttaaatagaaaagaaaggcAGAACTGGATTCATGTAGCAGACTCCAGGTAGTCTGGACAAGGCTTTGTGAGTTGAGTTTGGATTTCTTCTGATTTCTGCTACCAGATACGATAGTTTGAGAGAGAGTCCTATTGATGCGGCATGGGAGCAACGAGAAAATCTAGCTCTCCAAATgaccagaaaaaagaaaaagacttgATTCCAAATGACCAGCAGATTGCTTGAGAATGCCGCATTCAGGGAAGTTGGAATTATTTAGTTTGGGAGGCATCCAAGCTCCAAAATTTCGGTAGTAATATTCCATTTTAGTTGGAAAATGCAGTCAGATGTTTGGGGTAGTATAAGTGATCAAGGGGTGGTAACTCATATCACgggtaatg
This window harbors:
- the LOC122661209 gene encoding 2-oxoglutarate-dependent dioxygenase 33-like, with protein sequence MGSDFKSIPIIDVSPLLAKCSDPLLAEDQGVSEVVEQLDRACKEAGFFYVKCHGIPDSLVKEVRELTHQFFDLPYEEKLKIKMTPARGYRGYQRIGENVTKGKPDMHEAIDCYKELNPGSYGALGKPLEGANKWPDKPANFDSVMEEYISLLTDLARNIMRGIALALGESPYEFEGEKSGDPFWVMRLIGYPGASDANGSGMPENDIGCGAHTDYGLLTLVNQDDNIPALQVRNMSGEWIWAFPIPGTFVCNIGDMLKIWSNGLYQPTLHRVINSSSMYRASVAFFYEPNFDAVIEPLEGCKQKTGGIAKYEKAVYGEHLVRKVTTNFVM